In Candidatus Eisenbacteria bacterium, the genomic window TCTTGGGAGAAGTCCAGTCGAAGGCGAATCATGTGGCAGGGCTACCGCTTCTGCCAAAGGTCCGGGACGAGCTTCACCAGCTCTTTCTCGCTAAGGGGATCCACGCGACCACAGCGATCGAGGGAAACACGCTCACTGAGGAAGACGTACTTCGGCAGCTCAAGGGTGAACTCCAGGTCCCGCCATCCAAAGAGTACCTTAAGCAGGAGATCGAAAACGTTCTAGAAGCCTGCAATTCAATTCCGGGCCGCCTTCGTCCGGGTGTTGATCCCCGCATCGAAGTGGACGACCTGTGCCACTGGAACTCCTTGATACTCAAGGGACTCTCATTCGCTGATGGTGTAGTTCCTGGCAGGATCCGCGAATCCCTGCAAGTCGTAGTTGCCCGCTATCCCGGTGCACCGCCAGCCGACTGCGCGTATTTGCTTGATCGTCTGTGCCACTGGCTCAACACCGGTTTTGAGGACCTCGAGCGTGATGAACGTGTTGCTGCCGCCATCTTGAAGGCCATTCTCGGGCACCTCTACCTTGCGTGGATTCATCCATTTGGCGATGGCAACGGCAGAACCGCTCGCCTCTTGGAGCTGTTCATTCTTTTCTCGGCCGGGATTCCGTCGACGTCCGCGCATCTGCTCAGCAACCACTACAACCAGACCCGAGGTGAATACTATCGCCTCCTTGCAGCCTCCAGTCGCACGGACTCCGAAGCCGGCGTTCGCGACTTTGTCCACTACGCTCTGCAAGGATACGTTGACAATCTCCGGGAGCAGATCGAACAGGTTAAAAAACAGCAACTGTCGGTCCACCTCGTGAACTACATTCACGGACTCTTCCGCGATAAGACTGGCACCGCTACTGCGAGGCGAAGAACCCTTGCCCTTGCTCTCGTCGGTCAAGATCGGCCAGTCCCATCGTCGGCGATTCGCACGGTCACATCCAAGATCGCGAATCTATATTCACGTAAGACCACGAAGACTGTGCAGAGAGACCTCAATGTCCTGAGGGGGTTGAATCTGATCAAGGACCTTCCTGACGGCATCGAAATCCGGCGTGAGCTAATGATCGAGTTTATCCCCGCGCAATTCCCGCGCGGACCTCAGAGCCAAGTGTCTGCGTCATGAAAAGAGCGCAACCCGCCGCCAAACAAAGCATGGAAGGAGTCACTGACTCTCATTTTTATTCTGTCGGCATTAGTGGATTTGTGTTTTTCGAGTCGGTTGCAGTTGACTTGCAGATGCTCCATACAATTCTACCCGTCCTGCTCTCTGGGCCCTTCGAAAAATGATTCAGATAGCGATGGGAGGAAGTCAACGTTGACTGATCCAGAAGAATGTGTAAGCATGGTGTAGTGAAAGTAGGATCGTTGCCCCGATAGGGGGCGGCGTTATATACCACCAGACAGCGGCCCGGCCGCAAAGCGGAAGGCGTTGTGGGTGTTGGCGAAGGCAGCCATCCCATATCGTCTTTTTTGTTTGCCCGGGCTGCCAACTTCCAACTCCCCTCATGAAGTAGCCTCCCGCTCCGGCTCGCCCCGGAGGGAGCATGGATTTCCTTGAAAATCCCGAAGAGATGATGCCCGAGCAGCGCCTGCGGGAGCTTGCGGCGATCCTGGCTGCTGGTTTCATCCGCCTCAGAAACCGAAATCCGGAGCTTGCCTCCACACCCGATCAATCTGCTGCGTCCACCGAGAAACCACTGGATGTTTCCGGCCACCCAAGCAGTTGTTTGGAC contains:
- a CDS encoding Fic family protein; amino-acid sequence: MGPTNRTYERTHPWITFGLDLGKFSYRSWLLLGEVQSKANHVAGLPLLPKVRDELHQLFLAKGIHATTAIEGNTLTEEDVLRQLKGELQVPPSKEYLKQEIENVLEACNSIPGRLRPGVDPRIEVDDLCHWNSLILKGLSFADGVVPGRIRESLQVVVARYPGAPPADCAYLLDRLCHWLNTGFEDLERDERVAAAILKAILGHLYLAWIHPFGDGNGRTARLLELFILFSAGIPSTSAHLLSNHYNQTRGEYYRLLAASSRTDSEAGVRDFVHYALQGYVDNLREQIEQVKKQQLSVHLVNYIHGLFRDKTGTATARRRTLALALVGQDRPVPSSAIRTVTSKIANLYSRKTTKTVQRDLNVLRGLNLIKDLPDGIEIRRELMIEFIPAQFPRGPQSQVSAS